GATCAGACTTACTAAAACATCGAGAACGAGCCCCCAACGGATCCGTAAATCAACGGCTTCCGCCGACCAACAAGGTCAATCAGCCAGAACAAGAAAACGAATGTGGTGATCATTTTCACGATTCCATATATACCCTAgtaaaaagaaaagaaaagaaaagaaaatcaGTATTGTGACAAGAAGTAAACTATGAAAGCTCACAGTAGCAAACAGCCCGTTGTTTGTACCCGTAATACCGATAGACTTGAAGATTGTTGGCGAGTAATACTGGATATATGAATATTTCTGTTAGTGCAGCTCTGTATGTTCCATTAATCTCTCTCTGTACATTTATAGCATTTATACCTATCAATCAGGTTAAAATGTTTTATGTTACCTGTTGCAAAACTCACCGGTCAGGTTTTGAAACATCATTATAGCCATCCCAACTCCCAGCCGGTTGCGGACGCCTGGCTTACCAAGCTCGCGCACTTGGCCCATGAAACCATGATCACGAGCCAAGGCCATCTCTCGATTCAACTGAGAACGAGTAGCATGGATTTCTTGTTGGACATACTCGTGATCGTGCGGTAGGTTGCGAATCCAAGATAGGTTTTTGATGGCTTGCTCCTCGCGTCCAGCCTTAAAAAGCCATCTGGGAGTTTCTTTCAAGAAAACCCCCGCAATTAGAAGCATTCCTCCGGGGACTTAGTGGGAAGGTTTAATTCAGTGAAGCACACGATATTAATGGATAATACTCACTAAGCTGAAGTGAAACAGGGATATGCCACTGCTTTGCGGCCGGGGCAACGCCCTGGTTGACCCCATAACTAAGGTAGCCTATACTCAATCACAATTCCACAAACTTTAGATGACGGCTTACTTGATCCAAAAACCAATGACACCCCCAATCTGGAGCAGAGTCTCGTAAAATCCAACCAAACGACCGCGGATACTAGGAGGCGATATCTCCGCGATATAAAGCGCTAACGGGAGACGTTATCAGCAGTACTTAGTGCCAAGTAACAATAGACATACGGGTCGCAAGTGAGATACCACCTACTCCGAAGCCGCCTATTATGCGACCTGCATAAAAAATCCCAAGTCTGCGAGGTCTATAAGCATGTTTCTAATGCACTAGAGTCACCTATATGCTCACTTATTGGTTGCACCAAGCATTAATCCAGCTCCAAGACAGAAAAGGGCAGAAGAGCCAAGTAATGTAGCCCGCCGCCCCCATTTCTCGGCTACGAACAGGCCAAGTATCGCACCGAAGAAGCACCCTACGCACAAGTTACACTGTTAGAGTCGGGTAAATGCTGATCTCAGATGTACTTACCTCCTTGATAAGTCGATACAATATTGGCACTGGTAAAAGACTTTTCTGATGTCGACATATTGTCCAAGCCAAACTGGTGCGAGAAAGATGGGAGTGATAGAGTTCCTCCAATGAACGCCGAATCATACCTGGTAGTTTGCAAAAGGCAGTCGGTTCAGTTATTCTTGACATGGTCCAATAGGCTTACCCAAACAGAACACCTCCCCAGGCAGCAATTAATGCAAGAAAATATGGCCTCCAGTCTATTAGTCGATATGAGTGCAACGAATCGAGTGAAATGAAATATGACACGTACTATAGACCTCCTTCGGAGTTGGTCGGTCTTCCACTATCTTTAATGTCATGATGTGTAATTATTTTGTATCTGATCCCAAATCTTCAGAAAATATGGGTTGAGAGCGACCTCAAAGACGAAGCGCAGTTGGAGGGGGAGCTGAAAACAGCTCAACCAATGTGGACGTTCGTTATATCTGTGGAGCCTCCAGTGCGATTTATACATCGGTAGAATGGTTATCCCATTTGTCTAGTCTTCGGATTCTCGTGAAAGAACTCTGATTCCTCTCGCTCATTTGTCCGGTGGTGTCAGAAATTCGAAATCGGTGCTCATGTGATCACCAGGATGGGATATTTCTGGTAGCCACCCCTACGTATCTCCCAACAATTACGGCTAACCAACCGAGTACAAAGCACTGTGGTGGGAAATTACCCCCTATAATAGGTCAACGCCTCTGCCGGCTATATGTTCCAGGAAGTCTGGAGTCTTCTTTTATTGATGAACGGGTAATTGTGCCTAGCCAGCCTTCATTTACAAAGAATAACACCCATGGTAGGCGATCACCTGCTCTAAATGGTAATAGAAGGGGATTATCTTGACGTGCTATAATGTTTCAAGCGACAGCAAACGACCTTCGAGCAGTAATATCGCTACAATCTTGGGGCCTTGATTTGTGATACTTCACTATCTGGCCTTAATTTACCAATGCACTCAATGCACTGTGACACCGGTTGACAACTAGTATATCGTATACATAGAAAACATACACCGGACTGTACGTAATCGCAACATTGTCATCTCTATCAACCCACACATATTCTGAGGTGGCCATATATGGAGAGCAAATCAGTTCTTCCTATCTAATTCAAATTACCCACCACGAACAACTATGGTGGTTTTGGTATTAATGTTCTACATGCCTCCCCATTCATACTTAAGCTTCCAGCTACGAGACTCACTTTTCATTTAGGTACCTAATGCCAAGTCAGCATTACCGAATTTATCTCACGATAATTTGTGATAACGACGGCTTCTCACTAGATCGGTAGTAGATGATAATATAAGGTACTATTATAAGGTCAGTACTATCTCCGAGGAATAGTATCGAATTAACCTTAAACCACGTTGCAGCCACTATATATTAAAGTTATACAAATGGTAAAGCCGACCACAAAATCTCTAAGCCGGAGTTTTACAAACCGGACGGACCATGTTAACTCAACGGCTGTATAGTACTTTCGCTTTACCCCGAAGGCGTGCCTCTCTCAACATAATTGGAAGGCGGAAGTTCTTTCGTCGTTGATCCAAGCTCCGAGGCCGGTGTTATCGCGCATAAGTcagctatatgcgcaattAAGGTGTAGTTCCTCCTTTATCTGAATCCGGACTCAAGAACTCAAATTAATTTGCCATCTCACTGAACTTACGGACTGACCGACTGACGAGAATACCTTACTATTATATAGTGATGAATGGTTGTCGAAAAATGAAACGCACACAAACCTTTCTCCTCACAAGCGCTATCATGTCGTACTCGCCTCACGTGTAACTGCAGACATGGTGCACAACCTTTCGCCGATCTTCACTGGACAGCTCTCATCTTGATGTCAACCCATGGTGACTAAGTCCATGGTGAATTACTCGCAGCTCGATAATAGATTTTCTATAGCTACCCCGATCTGATTCAAGTTTTTGTATTGGTACCTTTCAAGCAGGGAGGGAAAGGGGTACCCGCAGGAATATACGGGTTAAGTATCATCTCGCACTTGGCTAGAAAATCATTCGTTTAAAACATATTAGCTAGTGCAACCATTTTTTATCACAGCTACTCGAACCCTGTTTCCCAAACAATAGATATTCGAACCCGTAGGTGCCGGTATGCACCCGCTTTCCGACCCTGCTCACAGTGGCCTTGATATTGATAGCTCAAATGTCCAAAATAAGCCATTCACTCTTTCCCTTTATCACAGGGAATCTCTAATAATAGGTAAATAAATAGTCGGGCCCCAGGGGAGGTAAAGCTCATCGGGCACGATAGACATAAAAACGCGTCATCCAAGAGGTAAACATGTTCGAATTAGCCAAAATTAGTAACAAAACGTCAAAGATACAAATCAACAAATGCAAGAGTAATAAATAGCGGAAACGTTGTTACGAGCTAGACAAGGGAAAAACACAACGGTTCAACAACGACCCAGAAATGTACCCTGCAATTTTCCTTGTTCAAGCTGCCCAAGGTCCGGGCCAAAGCCCCACAACGCTCAACCTCCACTCATTGGAGGCGAGTCGCGTATATGATCGAGGACAAGCGCATACACACCAAAACCCTTCATACGATGGAAGACATGCTTCCATAACCGATTGCACCGTATTTGTTCGAAATAGCACCGAATTCCTTGGCTCGAACCTTTTTGACATTCGAGCTCGAGGACGGCGCAGATTGGGATTGGGGATTCGAACCCTTGGGTAGGGATACGTTAAACGCTGGTGCAGCCGAGCCAGAGAGACCGTATTTCGACGATAGCGCGCCAAAAGCGGCAGAGTAGTCCTTTCCGGACGAGGGCTTTTTGTCCTGGGCGACGAGTAGGGATGCGGATGAGCCAGAACTCATGGAAGAAGCGTCAGAGACGACAGAAGAGCGCGACTTGGAGAAGAAAGGCATTGCAACGGATTTGAGAATGCGAGTAGTTTTATGCAAGTGCAAGTCGATAGTAAGAGTAGTGTTCGAGTAGACTCGAGAAGTAGCGGAGGATAGCTTGTTAGTTGAATATGCTCGGCAACCTCAAGGTTAAATACCTCGAACCATCAACAAAAAGAAAGTAACGCACCCTGAGACGCACAAACGCATTCGTAAGCATAGAAAAGTGCGCAGGTTGCGCAGCCACGATCTACCAAAGGATCATCCCCGACGCAGCCATCGCAGTCACTTCAGGAACAAATCCACGTTTTTGGTCCTGTATAGTACCCACGGTTGGACTAGTGACTCGTAAAAACGCCTCATTTGTAGGCCTTCGAGTCAACCCTGTGGGGTCGGGCGTCCACTCCAATGTTCGTGCCGAGAGGTAGTCGGTCCACAGTTGGTCTAGAAAGTCAGTTGTGACTCATATACCACAGCCAAAATAGTTTGACGCCCTAACATTGGAGTTCACACAAAATGTTGATTAGCCTATATTCAAATGAATTCAATTATAGACCTGGGTGAAAACATCTATGGGCGTACAGAAGGTAGTTAATTAACGTCAAAAATACTCTTTCATGGCCAACGTTTTTCGAACTGATACGCCCGCAAGTATGACGTATGAAGCAGCGGCAGTGAATTTGCAATGTACTAGCAACCGATCTTAATAGGTTTCATCCTCGACCTCGACAACGGTTGCAGAGTTACCCAAGGTCCACTTGTTAGTCCAATTGCACTAAAGGATAACCAACAAACTCTAGAACAACAGCCATAGCCCCTAGGCTACCCCCGTTAATCTTATTTGGAACCAACTCGATGTAGCTTGCTCAGCCAACGCGCGTCCCGTCACTTTCAAAATCATCGTACAATCATCGCCGAGCGCTAGAGTTGACAGTTTGATGACATCGATAGAATACATACGCTCTCCTATCAACGTCATTTTGGTGCCAGGAAAAAGGCACACACCACCCTAAAAATGTTCAAATCTGTTCGAGTGCTAGCTTTATGCAACCGGAAAAGAGGGACGCGCGTATATATCCAACGCGTGCTCAATCAGTTGTCTTTCGACTACAGCTGCCTACCTGTAATAAGAGATTTCACAATTGAATATACCAGGTCCAATTGCTCAAGATTTCCTCCGTCGGCACGATAATACGAGTGTGTTAGAAGTAACTCAATCTGGCAACAACCTTATCAAGGGGCACCATCTACCCTGAAAAAAAGACACAACACCTAGACTGGGATTGCAATTTTGCCAATCGGAGCTGTGTCTTAAAGTTAATACGTGACAACGGCGCGGGGGTTTCAAACTCGTATGAATAATCCTCAAACGATTGACAAGCCACGCGAGTATGTATACGCGCATTAACTGAAACCAGCGTCGTAAACATATTAAAACCTGAATGGGCTTGAGAGGGCCTGGCTGGAGATAAAAAGTCAATGGACAGGTCCGATATAGAAATTGGCAGCCATCGGTTCATTCCGATTGCTGATTGGCTAGGAAGATACTTACCGATCTAGACCCCGGATGACCGAGAATTTTCCCCACGGCCACGTGGGGTAGGCCCAAGTACTGTCGGCGTCAACATCCGGAAGCTCTAAAGCTCAGCTGATCAATTACGGATCTATAAAATTGGTGCTAGGTGGAGACTtttgtggagggaggacatTTCAGTTGTTTTTGTATTTCTTCAGTTATGTCTAGCTACAAACAACATCCGAACCCGAGAAGTAATAAAACATTATGAGGTGTGAAAGGGATATGGGCATAGAAGGAGCATAGAAGGCATAGATGAAGATGGGTAAATGAGAACGAGGCAATGAGAATGAAGCCTCATAACCAGACAAGAAATGACCATGGCTGCCCAGGAACAACAGGAGAAACGAACAGGAGCAAGACAACGTCACAAGCAGGCTAATACAAATGCTAAAAGTGACAACAATGAGAACAAGCGATGGGAAACAAGCACAGGGTCACCAGTCCATGGGAGGGCATGAGGATTTTCATGAGAGATCATACGAATCGGAACGGGCGAATCTAATTGGCCGGTTTCCCGCCACGCGCTTTTCGACCCGTCCTGACTTCATCCTCAGCCGAAAGGGGTGAATCTTCCTTGTCCTTCATTTCAACATCGCCGTTGCCATTTCCAGAGCTTGCGCCCTGCTCAAAAGGGGACACTGACGTCTCGCTGCGCCTGCGTACCCGACGAGGCCTGGGTGCGATCGCGCCCGTTTCAGCATTAGCAATCTCACGTTCAATCGAGGCCAAACTCGGGATGACATAGTTGACGTCCTTGCGGGCTCTCTTGCTCGTCCGGAGTTCCCGCTTCTCGAGGGTTGCATCAGCTCGGCGCTTCCGGACCGGCGGGACGATGGGGTCGCTCGTGTATTCAAGCGTGCGGCTGGCGGGTCGGCGGGTTCGTCCTGAGCGACGGCCTTCCGTCccgctgttgctgttgctgggTGTGATATACGTCTGAGCCGCGGCCGCATCTAGGCTCTCCAGTGACGGAAGCACGATGGGGGGTACACGTGAGTCCAGGATAGGCAGGTAGAGCGGGAATTGGGCTCTTGGCCTTACGAGACAGATCGGCGTGGGCCTGGATAGGTTTGTGCCATGGGGCGGTTTGGTTGG
The window above is part of the Rhizoctonia solani chromosome 7, complete sequence genome. Proteins encoded here:
- a CDS encoding Sugar (and other) transporter; amino-acid sequence: MTLKIVEDRPTPKEVYNWRPYFLALIAAWGGVLFGYDSAFIGGTLSLPSFSHQFGLDNMSTSEKSFTSANIVSTYQGGCFFGAILGLFVAEKWGRRATLLGSSALFCLGAGLMLGATNKLGIFYAGRIIGGFGVGGISLATPLYIAEISPPSIRGRLVGFYETLLQIGGVIGFWINYGVNQGVAPAAKQWHIPVSLQLIPGGMLLIAGVFLKETPRWLFKAGREEQAIKNLSWIRNLPHDHEYVQQEIHATRSQLNREMALARDHGFMGQVRELGKPGVRNRLGVGMAIMMFQNLTGINAINYYSPTIFKSIGITGTNNGLFATGIYGIVKMITTFVFLFWLIDLVGRRKPLIYGSVGGSFSMFYQFKPISIAAFIAIAQPKEGDKATAAGRSTPYMVANIGYGTYLFFGVCMVLMIPWVIFVLPETKGVSLEDMDELFGYVAPENNQRRASPVGFTNDEQKAEVIHEEIAGLSTDRNV